The genomic region TTTTAATTGTGAAAAAGTTATTATTATTCATATTACTCGGAGTTAACTTTCTTTTGTTTGGACAAGAACAAAAAGGAGATGAATACTTTCAATTACATGATTATAACGCAGCGATCAAAGCCTACCTAAAAGCACTTAAGAAAAATGAAAATGGGACCCTACACCAAAAAGTAGGAAAGGCTTATTTATTTGCGAAAGATTATAACAATGCTGATAAACACTACAACCTATCTTTAACATTTGATGATCAAGATGATTCGACTTTATTTCAGTATGCAAAAGCTTTATTAATCTTAAATCATAAAAAAGAAGCAAGAAAATACTTTGACGTTTATTCAACAAAATACCCTAAAGATCATTTAGCAAAACAGTATTTAAAACTTTACGACTCTTTGTTAGTTGATACGCAAAGAAAACCAGACTTTTCTATTCAAACTTTAGAAGGTGGAATTAATACTGAACTTTCAGAATACGGAGCTAAACCCCATAAAAATGGATTATTATACCTTTCAGAAAAATCACCAGATTTAGTGAATGACCAACACAATACGCTTGTAAACTCAAATTATTTTGGGATTTATTACAGTGAAAATTCAGGAGTAGGAAACTTTTACAATAATAAATTAAACTCTCCATGGAATAATGGTTCTGTAGTCTTATCTCCAGATGGTTCAAAACTGTATTTCACAAAAACATTCCGCAATAGAAAAACAGAAGTCATGCAACTTTTTTATTGTAACATTGAGGGAGATAAATTATCTAAACCAATTCCTTTTGAGTACAACAACAAAGAATACTCTATACTTCATCCAGCTTTTAGTGAAGATGGAAAAACACTTTACTTCAGTTCTAATAAAAAAGGAGGTAAAGGAGGCTGGGATATTTATTATTCTAAAAAAGATCGAAAATACGGTTGGTTGGCTCCTAAACCCATAAATGGAAATATTAATACAGCCGGCAATGAAGTTTTTCCGCATGCATATAAGGGCAATCTTTACTTTTCCTCTGATGGACATTTTGGATATGGAGGTTTAGATCTTTTTAAAGCTAGAGCCAATGAATATTATAAAAACATTTACAATTTAGGAGCTCCCATTAACTCACCTAAGGATGATTTTTCAATTTTTTACACCTCTCAACTTAACGGCTACTTTTCAAGTGATCGACCATCAGGAAAGGGGAAAGATGACATTTATCAATTTACCGAAATAGAGCATCCAATAATAACAGATACTGCAACTTCTATTTCTGGAGTATTTCAATTCAAAAAGATTGGACTAGCTCAAAAGGAATTAATCTTATATGATGAAAATGGTATTGAGGTTGAAAGAATTATTACGGATAAAGATGGGAACTTTGTTTTTAATCAATTAAAGCCTGGAGTAAATTATACCATTTTACCAGCTGAAGAAATTGAAGATGCAGATTTATTTCTAACCAATTCGAAAGGTGAAAAAATTATCTTAGCCCAAAGCGATGGGAAACAATTTATCTTTAAAACAATAAAATCAGATTACGCCGAAGCCTTACTCCCTATTGAAGAGGAAGATCCCAGTTTTTTAATTATACCTATCAAAGGTTTTGTTTATAAAACGATCAAAGGAGATTTTAATGAACGAATCGAAATCAAGGTCTATGATGAAAGTGGTACTTTGATTGGAAGAACATACACTAATAAAGATGGAACTTTTGTCTTTAATACCCTAACTCCTCAAAATAATTACTTCTTGGAAATAGCAGAAGAGGAAGAACTCCATATCATTATCAAGTCAAAAAATGATACTGATGAACAAGCAGAGAGACAAGAAAACGGTCAATTTCTTTTCAAGAGAATCAAGAATAATGATGACGCTATTTTATTAGTAAATGAAAACAATGATTTAATTCGAATTTTCCAAAATGAGCGCTTCTCCGTTAATAATATATTATACGAAACCAATAGTGCAGAATTAAATATTGATGCCATTACTGAACTTAACAAATTATACATCATGTATAAGAAAAACATTCATTTAACCTTTACAATAGAATCCCATACAGACAGTAAAGGCAGTGATAAATACAATTTAAAGCTATCAGAAAAAAGAGCAAAAAAAGTAGTAGAATACCTTGAAAACAAGGGTATTCCCAAAACACACTTAATTGCTAAAGGCCTAGGAGAAACCAAATTACTAAACAAATGTGGTAATAACGATAGTTGTTCGGATGAAGAACATGCCATCAATAGACGAACTGAAATTAAATTAAAAGGTAAAAAAACAGAGTTTTAATCAAAATACTTATTTTCAATAATTTATCTTAAAATAAGTCTCATTAATAGACAACCTTTTCTTAAATTCAACGTCAATAATTTGCAATTATTGATACGATTTTGAGATTTGTTTTTGTCCATATTGTTATATTCTTTTTTTCTTTCGCTAGTTATTGGGGACAAGAAAAGCATGCTGCTATTCAATTTAGAGAAAACAAAGGACAGTATGAATCTTTTATACGATATTACTTATCGATTAATGAAGGGGAGATATACCTAGAAGACAATCAAATTACTTATCATTTATTCAGTAGAGACTTGATCGCTGATATTCACCACCACAAAAAGCCCAAAGACACTCCTATCAATGGACATGCTTATCGTGTTTCTTTTGAAAATGCTAATACATCTTCTCTTTTTTATGGAGAAGGTCAATCTTCTAATTACAGCAACTATTTTATTGGGAACAATTCTAAAAAGTGGGCCAGTCAAGTTTATGATTACGAAACTGTTTATTACAAAAACATCTATGAGGGTATCGATTTAAAATTTTATGGCTTTTATGGACAAGTCAAGTACGATTTCATTGTTGAACCTGGAGCAAATCCAGAAAACATCATTTTAAAATACGATGGTATTGACCAAATGAAAATTAAGAATGGACACTTATTCTTAGAGTCCAACTATGGAACTTTAGTAGAACAAAGTCCTTATGCCTACCAAATCATTGACGGAAAAGAAGTTAAAATAGATTGCCAATATGTTTTAAAAGGGAATAAAGTTTCTTTTCAATTGAATGAAGCCTACAATCCAAACATTGAGTTAATCATTGACCCTGTTTTATCATTTGCTACCTATACAGGATCCACTGCTAGTAATTTTGGCTGTACTGCTACTTATGATGATGATGGAAATATGTATGTTGGCGGAACTGTTTTTGGCTTTGGTTATCCCACCACTATTGGAGGTTTTCAAACTACCTATAACGGCGGTTCTATTGATATGGGAATTACTAAATTTTCTTCTAACGGTTCCAACCTTATCTACTCTACCTATATTGGTGGGAGTGATAACGAAATCCCCCATAGTTTGGTCGTTAATAGTTTAAATCATCTTTGTATTATGGGAACATCAGGATCAATAGATTACCCAACCACTAATGGAGTTTATGATGATACTTTTAATGCTGGACCTTCTCTTAGTTTAGGTACTGGATATGGTTTTCAATACCTAAACGGTTGTGATATTGTTATTTCAAAACTAAATTTAAATGGGTCTACTCTTTTGGGGTCCACTTTTGTAGGAGGAACGGGAAATGATGGTATCAATCGAGATTCAGAATTACATTATAATTATGGAGATGCTTTTAGGGGAGAAATCATTGTTGATGCAAACGATAATATTTATGTAGCATCCACAACATCATCAACTGATTTTCCAACAAATTCTCCTACACAAGCATCATACGGAGGAGGTGGTTTAGATGGCTGTGTTTTTAAACTCAATAACACCCTATCGACATTGTTATGGGGAACCTACGTTGGAGGAAGTAATTACGATTGTGCCTATTCAATACAATTAGATGCTATTGGTGATATTTTTGTAACTGGCGGAACAAAAAGCACAGATTTTACCACAACTAGTGGAGCTTTACATGAATCCTACATAGGAGGAAGTGCAGATGGTTTTATCACTCATTATACTGCTAATGGGAGTGCTATAGCAGCCTCAACCTATATCGGAACTTCTGGATATGATCAATGTTTTTTTGTACAAGCTGATATTGATGATGATATTTTTGTTGTTGGGCAAACAGATGGCACATACCCCATTACTCCAGGAACATATAACAACCCTAACAGCGGACAATTTATACAAAAACTTCCTAATGATTTAAGCAGTTCTTTAGTCTCTACAACTATTGGAACTGGTTCGGGAGAAGTGGATATTGCTAT from Flavobacteriales bacterium harbors:
- a CDS encoding OmpA family protein, with protein sequence MKKLLLFILLGVNFLLFGQEQKGDEYFQLHDYNAAIKAYLKALKKNENGTLHQKVGKAYLFAKDYNNADKHYNLSLTFDDQDDSTLFQYAKALLILNHKKEARKYFDVYSTKYPKDHLAKQYLKLYDSLLVDTQRKPDFSIQTLEGGINTELSEYGAKPHKNGLLYLSEKSPDLVNDQHNTLVNSNYFGIYYSENSGVGNFYNNKLNSPWNNGSVVLSPDGSKLYFTKTFRNRKTEVMQLFYCNIEGDKLSKPIPFEYNNKEYSILHPAFSEDGKTLYFSSNKKGGKGGWDIYYSKKDRKYGWLAPKPINGNINTAGNEVFPHAYKGNLYFSSDGHFGYGGLDLFKARANEYYKNIYNLGAPINSPKDDFSIFYTSQLNGYFSSDRPSGKGKDDIYQFTEIEHPIITDTATSISGVFQFKKIGLAQKELILYDENGIEVERIITDKDGNFVFNQLKPGVNYTILPAEEIEDADLFLTNSKGEKIILAQSDGKQFIFKTIKSDYAEALLPIEEEDPSFLIIPIKGFVYKTIKGDFNERIEIKVYDESGTLIGRTYTNKDGTFVFNTLTPQNNYFLEIAEEEELHIIIKSKNDTDEQAERQENGQFLFKRIKNNDDAILLVNENNDLIRIFQNERFSVNNILYETNSAELNIDAITELNKLYIMYKKNIHLTFTIESHTDSKGSDKYNLKLSEKRAKKVVEYLENKGIPKTHLIAKGLGETKLLNKCGNNDSCSDEEHAINRRTEIKLKGKKTEF